In Nitrosarchaeum koreense MY1, one genomic interval encodes:
- a CDS encoding glycosyltransferase family 4 protein: MKILFISPRYEGGIGGHAFRVAEKLRESGFDVKLMHVPHVPIKNLKNPSFAIFGMIKAIFDREKYDVVHAWNVPSAFVMKFVKAKKKVLSVHGIYSEQVDVLHSTATSSMVSNAESKVLKFADVLTTDSKSVQKTYKEKLNLDFVYLPAPLDIKKFNEIPDVKKIENQIAYVGRDSFEKGTDILRNIEPQIKGKIVYCTNMSWVEAMKNLKASFVLVVPSRMESLPQSIKEAFFLKIPVIATNVGDIPEVIKNNETGIIVPPNDPQLLLDAINSLLEDKDKASTMAEHAYDFIMENFTWEKLISKYTDFYKNLS; this comes from the coding sequence GTGAAGATTCTCTTTATCTCTCCAAGATATGAAGGAGGTATTGGAGGTCATGCATTTAGGGTAGCAGAAAAATTGCGTGAATCTGGATTTGATGTAAAGTTAATGCATGTCCCACATGTTCCAATAAAAAATTTGAAAAATCCAAGTTTTGCAATTTTTGGTATGATAAAGGCAATATTTGACAGAGAAAAATATGATGTTGTACATGCATGGAATGTTCCATCTGCATTTGTGATGAAGTTTGTAAAAGCAAAAAAGAAAGTTCTTTCAGTTCATGGGATTTATTCAGAACAGGTAGACGTATTGCATTCTACTGCCACAAGTAGTATGGTTAGTAATGCAGAGTCTAAAGTTTTGAAATTTGCAGATGTTCTTACAACTGATTCAAAATCTGTTCAAAAAACATACAAAGAAAAACTGAATCTTGACTTTGTGTATCTTCCAGCACCGTTAGATATTAAAAAATTTAATGAAATTCCAGACGTAAAAAAAATTGAGAATCAAATTGCCTATGTTGGGCGAGACAGCTTTGAGAAAGGAACTGATATTTTACGAAATATAGAACCGCAAATTAAAGGCAAAATAGTTTACTGTACAAACATGTCCTGGGTTGAGGCTATGAAAAATCTCAAGGCATCTTTTGTTCTAGTTGTTCCTTCAAGAATGGAGAGCTTACCACAATCAATTAAGGAAGCGTTTTTTTTAAAAATTCCAGTAATAGCTACAAATGTTGGAGACATTCCTGAAGTGATTAAAAACAATGAAACAGGAATAATTGTTCCACCAAACGATCCGCAATTGTTACTTGATGCAATTAATTCATTATTGGAAGACAAAGACAAGGCATCAACAATGGCAGAACATGCATATGACTTTATAATGGAAAATTTTACTTGGGAGAAATTAATCTCCAAATACACTGATTTTTATAAAAATTTATCTTAG
- a CDS encoding NAD-dependent epimerase/dehydratase family protein — protein MKFAVIGGAGFIGNNIVRQLLKQNHTPVVIDSLYRGKIDRISSLDVEFHKIDIRDFGQLRDIIKNFDGIFHEAALTDVQESFTKQQEYNDVNVKGTENIFRIAKEFNLKVVYASSSSVYGNPKKIPIQENSERNPINPYGKTKLDDEFLAEKYSKDNVSIIGLRYFNVYGEGQTGSYAGVITKFLNRLKEKKSPIIFGTGTQLRDFIFVEDVARANIAAMQSNVNNGFFNIGTGITTSIEHLAKIMIELSGLKLEIQYENALDGDVQSSQADTNLTESVLKWKYSMELKNGLSKFFI, from the coding sequence ATGAAATTTGCAGTAATTGGAGGAGCAGGGTTTATCGGAAACAACATAGTAAGACAACTCCTCAAGCAAAATCACACTCCAGTTGTAATTGATAGTCTATATCGAGGAAAAATTGACAGAATTTCATCACTTGATGTTGAATTTCATAAAATTGACATAAGAGATTTTGGTCAACTCAGAGACATAATAAAAAATTTTGACGGAATATTTCATGAAGCTGCACTTACCGATGTACAAGAATCATTTACAAAACAACAAGAATACAACGATGTCAATGTAAAAGGAACTGAAAACATATTTAGAATTGCAAAAGAGTTTAACTTGAAAGTAGTTTATGCAAGCAGTTCAAGTGTATATGGAAATCCAAAAAAAATTCCAATACAAGAGAATAGCGAACGTAATCCGATTAACCCATATGGAAAAACAAAATTAGACGACGAGTTTCTTGCTGAAAAATATTCCAAAGATAATGTATCCATTATTGGCCTCAGATATTTTAATGTCTATGGGGAAGGGCAAACTGGTTCATACGCCGGCGTAATTACAAAATTCCTCAACAGGTTAAAAGAAAAAAAATCTCCAATAATTTTTGGCACAGGTACACAATTAAGAGATTTTATTTTTGTTGAAGATGTTGCACGTGCAAACATAGCTGCTATGCAAAGCAATGTAAATAACGGATTTTTTAATATTGGTACAGGCATTACAACATCAATTGAGCATCTTGCAAAAATAATGATCGAATTATCAGGTTTGAAACTAGAGATACAGTATGAAAATGCACTGGATGGTGATGTACAGTCTAGTCAGGCAGATACCAACTTGACTGAATCTGTATTAAAATGGAAGTATTCTATGGAATTAAAAAATGGATTATCAAAATTTTTTATCTAA
- a CDS encoding metal-dependent transcriptional regulator, translating into MDAVNDENDEILFVGTAEAEHVEMYLKAIWHIKERGEDVKISTIAKMLNVRQPSVVQMLKKLNEKNLVNYNKAGVTLTQDGERIGSSMMRNSRLLEVLMDSALKVAIDEEMVCGIEHHMNKQFTDALCTMLKHPRKCPHDHEIPMGECCKTS; encoded by the coding sequence ATGGACGCAGTAAATGATGAAAATGATGAAATTCTTTTTGTAGGAACAGCAGAAGCTGAACATGTCGAAATGTATCTCAAGGCAATTTGGCACATAAAAGAGAGAGGAGAAGATGTCAAGATATCTACAATTGCAAAGATGCTCAACGTCAGACAGCCAAGTGTTGTACAAATGCTCAAAAAATTAAATGAGAAAAATCTTGTAAACTATAACAAAGCAGGTGTAACACTAACCCAAGATGGAGAAAGAATCGGTTCCAGCATGATGAGAAACAGTAGACTGTTGGAAGTTTTGATGGACAGTGCATTAAAAGTTGCAATTGATGAGGAGATGGTGTGTGGAATTGAACATCATATGAACAAACAATTTACAGATGCACTTTGTACCATGTTAAAGCATCCAAGAAAATGTCCTCATGATCATGAGATTCCAATGGGCGAATGCTGTAAAACATCTTAG
- the tes gene encoding tetraether lipid synthase Tes — MALIQISNQSSKSLGKKSTIRFTQSICPDCNMILDAEVFERDDKVYMSKICPTHGECEELYFGSYQMYKKFSTYWVDGKGAHAPNVMIDKCSCPNNCGLCSNHLSHSGLANMIVTNRCDLTCWYCFFYVKKGLEGAYMYEPDHTQVRGMMKTLKAERPIPGNSIQITGGEPMLREDIADVIKIMKEEGVDHVQMNTNGIRHAMDPEAAREVRLAGCNNLYLSFDGVTARTNPKNHWEIPYALDSCRKTGTTVVFVPTVIKSINDHELGGIIRYAQKNMDVVHAVNFQPVSLTGRMGKGEREKYRITVPDCIQRIEEQTNGEVTVDDWFPVPSCMPLTNVIEAFSSKPKYELSIHFACGAGTYIFEDAETKKFVPLTKFCDIQGMLELFEDKAEEIRSGKNKYFTMLEVVRKLKGFVDTKKQPAGLDLAKMFGNILMKRSFESIGSWHVKGLFLGMMHFQDKYNEDLERLQRCDIHYLTPDLRIVPFCAFNVIPEWYRDRIQKKYSITVEEWEQREGVKLEDGLYRGLMRRGAGDELAAGCAKSQMFHDAAQATM; from the coding sequence ATGGCATTAATTCAGATTTCCAATCAGTCAAGTAAAAGTCTAGGCAAAAAATCAACTATTAGATTCACTCAAAGCATATGTCCTGACTGTAACATGATATTAGATGCAGAAGTCTTTGAGCGAGACGACAAGGTCTACATGTCAAAGATTTGCCCAACTCACGGTGAATGTGAGGAATTATACTTTGGATCATATCAAATGTACAAGAAATTCAGTACATACTGGGTAGACGGTAAAGGCGCTCATGCTCCAAACGTAATGATTGACAAATGTTCATGTCCAAATAACTGTGGATTGTGCTCAAATCACCTATCACACAGTGGATTGGCAAACATGATTGTAACTAACAGATGTGATTTGACATGCTGGTATTGCTTCTTTTATGTAAAGAAAGGCCTTGAAGGCGCTTACATGTATGAACCTGATCATACACAAGTAAGAGGAATGATGAAGACACTAAAGGCCGAAAGACCAATTCCAGGTAACTCTATTCAGATTACTGGTGGTGAGCCAATGCTTAGAGAAGATATTGCTGATGTTATTAAAATAATGAAAGAAGAAGGCGTTGACCATGTCCAGATGAATACCAATGGTATTAGACATGCAATGGATCCAGAAGCTGCAAGAGAAGTCAGACTAGCTGGATGTAACAACTTATATCTTTCTTTTGATGGTGTAACTGCAAGAACAAATCCAAAGAATCACTGGGAAATTCCATATGCCCTTGATAGCTGCAGAAAGACCGGAACAACTGTAGTATTTGTTCCAACTGTAATTAAATCCATTAATGATCATGAATTAGGTGGAATTATTCGTTATGCGCAAAAGAACATGGATGTAGTTCACGCTGTTAACTTCCAACCTGTATCACTAACTGGTAGAATGGGTAAAGGTGAACGTGAAAAATATAGAATTACAGTTCCAGATTGCATTCAAAGAATTGAAGAGCAGACAAATGGTGAGGTAACTGTTGATGACTGGTTCCCAGTACCAAGCTGTATGCCACTAACTAATGTAATTGAGGCATTTTCTAGTAAACCAAAATATGAATTATCTATCCACTTTGCTTGTGGTGCAGGAACATACATCTTTGAAGACGCAGAGACAAAGAAATTTGTTCCACTAACTAAGTTCTGTGACATTCAAGGAATGCTTGAACTATTTGAGGATAAAGCAGAAGAGATTCGTTCTGGTAAAAACAAGTACTTTACAATGCTTGAAGTTGTAAGAAAACTCAAGGGATTCGTTGATACAAAGAAGCAACCAGCAGGACTAGACTTGGCAAAGATGTTTGGCAATATTCTAATGAAGAGATCATTTGAGTCAATTGGCTCATGGCATGTCAAAGGATTGTTCTTGGGTATGATGCACTTCCAAGACAAGTACAACGAAGACTTGGAAAGACTCCAAAGATGTGATATTCATTATTTGACTCCTGATCTTAGAATAGTTCCATTCTGTGCATTTAATGTAATTCCAGAATGGTACAGAGACAGAATTCAAAAGAAATATTCCATTACTGTAGAAGAATGGGAACAAAGAGAAGGCGTCAAACTAGAAGACGGTTTGTATCGTGGTCTGATGAGACGTGGAGCAGGTGATGAACTTGCTGCTGGCTGTGCAAAGAGTCAGATGTTCCATGACGCTGCTCAGGCAACAATGTAA
- a CDS encoding TrmB family transcriptional regulator has protein sequence MNITDKTRKALEKIGLTSYETRTFASLLETGELTASDLSQKSGVPYSKIYEVLGTLEEKGWIGSDDSRPTKYFAKSPSTGLETTKQKMQNDFLQNQNIILNELVPLYEKSGTSERPDIWVLSGAINIASKILEMVESCRNEVMIALPEAGQELVRQALPKLRALHDKGVDIKILTSDKMDKESLKAISRVATVKIKKGLFGGGIISDNRYVVILLGPEMGAMNTPDLVAIWADHTGLAGFARQYFEYLLKDSKVV, from the coding sequence ATGAACATAACTGATAAGACAAGAAAGGCTCTAGAAAAAATTGGTCTTACTAGTTATGAAACGAGGACATTTGCATCGTTACTTGAAACGGGTGAATTGACGGCCTCTGATCTTAGTCAAAAGTCAGGTGTTCCTTATTCAAAAATTTATGAGGTTTTAGGGACACTAGAAGAGAAAGGCTGGATTGGCTCTGATGATTCCAGACCAACAAAATACTTTGCAAAATCTCCATCTACGGGGTTGGAGACTACAAAACAAAAGATGCAAAATGATTTTTTACAAAATCAAAATATTATTTTAAACGAGCTTGTTCCGTTGTATGAAAAAAGTGGAACCAGTGAAAGGCCAGACATATGGGTATTATCTGGTGCAATAAATATCGCTTCAAAAATTTTGGAGATGGTTGAATCTTGCAGAAATGAAGTAATGATTGCATTACCTGAAGCAGGACAAGAGTTAGTCAGACAAGCATTACCAAAACTAAGAGCATTACACGATAAAGGGGTGGACATCAAAATATTAACTTCAGATAAAATGGACAAAGAGTCACTCAAGGCAATAAGCAGAGTTGCAACTGTAAAAATCAAAAAAGGACTCTTTGGTGGAGGAATAATTTCAGATAACAGATATGTCGTAATTTTATTGGGTCCAGAGATGGGAGCAATGAATACTCCAGATCTAGTTGCAATTTGGGCAGATCATACAGGATTGGCAGGATTTGCAAGGCAATACTTTGAATATTTATTAAAAGATTCAAAGGTGGTATAG
- a CDS encoding nucleotide sugar dehydrogenase, with protein sequence MSESEFNNSIQSGSLKICVIGIGRIGLPTALSFANSGLSTIGLDINSELVDMVNQGEFPLKDEPGYPTIFEKVLKEKKFTATTKIQDAVPQSDVIVLSLPTPMDKQNVPNYDALRLVGRQLHEFLSSGSIVIVESTIEPGFIENELKSIIEGNDLKLTAGKNFGIGVCPETANPGQILNDFERLPRLVGAIDQRTHNIIKKIYKHVFTVDLISMPDCKTANAVKLTTNVFRDLNIAFINELALIFEKSGIDIMTVLEAAKTKYNFQVHYPGAGVGGPCLPVNSYQMINFAKTFGFDNFSIVETGRRINESMPDHVIELLKDAFSESCTDIKQSTILILGVTYKPDIKDVQLTPAEPIISKLHQLGSNVKIYDPYFKNSTLFGINCESNLVESLKQSDALIVVTAHKEFHDLEPAFLKSTLKSPVVIDSRCIINQFDAKNAGLIYRGVGRGKL encoded by the coding sequence ATGAGCGAATCTGAGTTCAATAATAGCATTCAATCAGGATCACTCAAAATATGTGTAATTGGAATTGGAAGAATAGGTCTCCCTACAGCATTATCGTTTGCCAATTCTGGTCTGTCTACTATCGGTCTTGATATCAACTCTGAACTAGTTGATATGGTTAATCAAGGTGAATTTCCATTAAAGGACGAACCTGGATATCCTACAATATTTGAAAAAGTTTTAAAAGAAAAAAAATTCACTGCAACTACTAAAATTCAAGATGCTGTTCCTCAGTCAGATGTAATAGTTTTATCATTGCCTACACCAATGGATAAACAAAATGTACCAAATTATGATGCTTTACGTTTAGTAGGAAGACAACTTCATGAATTTTTATCTTCAGGCTCTATTGTAATTGTTGAAAGTACAATTGAACCAGGTTTTATTGAGAATGAACTAAAATCAATAATAGAAGGAAATGATCTCAAATTAACAGCAGGAAAAAATTTTGGTATAGGAGTATGTCCAGAAACTGCAAACCCTGGACAAATTCTTAATGACTTTGAGAGATTGCCTCGATTAGTTGGTGCAATAGACCAAAGAACACATAATATAATAAAAAAAATCTACAAACATGTTTTTACTGTAGACTTGATTTCAATGCCTGACTGTAAAACAGCAAATGCCGTAAAATTAACAACAAATGTTTTTCGCGATCTAAACATTGCGTTTATCAATGAGCTGGCATTAATCTTTGAAAAATCTGGAATAGATATCATGACCGTTTTAGAAGCTGCAAAAACAAAATATAATTTCCAAGTTCATTATCCTGGAGCTGGAGTTGGTGGACCATGTCTTCCTGTAAACTCTTATCAAATGATAAATTTTGCAAAAACCTTTGGCTTTGATAACTTTTCAATTGTTGAAACAGGAAGAAGAATTAATGAATCAATGCCAGATCATGTAATTGAACTTTTGAAAGATGCTTTTAGCGAATCTTGTACAGACATAAAACAGTCAACAATATTGATTTTAGGCGTAACATACAAACCAGATATAAAAGATGTTCAATTAACTCCTGCTGAACCAATTATTTCAAAATTACACCAATTAGGTTCTAATGTAAAAATATATGATCCGTACTTTAAGAATTCAACTTTATTTGGAATAAACTGTGAATCAAATCTTGTAGAATCTTTGAAGCAATCTGATGCATTAATTGTGGTTACAGCTCATAAAGAATTCCATGATCTAGAACCAGCATTCTTAAAATCAACTCTGAAATCTCCAGTGGTAATTGATTCTAGATGTATAATTAATCAATTTGATGCAAAAAATGCAGGATTGATTTATCGTGGAGTTGGACGTGGAAAACTCTAA